TCCTTTGAATGGCTTTCCGTTTGATACGATATCAAAACCGCTGGAAGGCTTCCACACATGGGGGTGACGGCCGGTTTTTTTGACCGCTGCCCAAAAGCGTAATATGTCTTGGATATGAAAGGACAAAATCATGAATGATGCAAATGATTCACGACGCCGTTTTCTTGTAACGTCCCTTTCAGCCGGAGCGGCGTTGACGATGGGCGCGCTTGGAGGAGTGCCGATGAAAAGCAACGCGGAAGAGGAAAAGAAGATATCTTTCGTCACGGCCAATTTGGTTGCCCGGGTTTCAGGCTACCGTTTTGAATTGGCAAACTGGGGCGAACAACACAAGAAAACGGTCGCCGCCACGGATGAAGCCGCCTGGAGGTCCATTTGCAGGGAAATCTCCGCCCATGGATTCCGAGCCATTGAAATTTGGGAAGCCCATGCGTCGCCGGAAGTGATGGATCGCAACCGCGGGGCCGCCTGGAAGGCGATAATGGACGATTGCGGACTCAAGGCCATCGGGTATGGCGGCACGCTGAGCCGTAAGACCCTCGAGGTCTGCCAAGGGTTGGGCATTCCGCAAATCAACGGATGGATTGGGGAAAACACGCCCGAGCAAGCCACGGCTCTGTGCAAGGAAACGGGTGTGCGCTTCAACCTTGAGAACCATCCCCAGAAGACCGCCCGGGAACTGCTCGATATTGTGGGAGGCGGAAATGATTGGCTGGGGATTTGCATTGACACGGGCTGGCTGGGCACCCAGGGCGTATCGGGACCTGAAATCATCCGTGAATGCGGCCAACTGGTGCGAAATACACATATCAAGGATGTCAAGGCCGCCGGCGGTCACCAAACCTGCCTGTTGGGCGAGGGCGTCGCCCGGGTGGCGGACTGCATCGCCGAATTGAAGAAGATCGGTTACACCGGCTGGTATTCGTGGGAAGACGAACCGGAAGACCGGAATCCTTTTGACTCGGCGGTACGCAATCGAAATTGGATTGAGAAACAACTGGGGTGAAACCCTTCCATGCGTCATTCAATCAGGAGGGTTGCCGGGGTCATGGCGCCGCTGACTGGCCGGTAGGCTTTGGAGTATACTTTGTTCCGTTTGGTTTGGCCGTGCCAGAAAAGGAAGAAGGAGAAATGCCATGAAGAATACCGGAAGGATGAACAACGCGGACGTGAAGATGCCAAGGCGCGATTTCGTGAAATGCGCCGCCGGAGCGGCCGCCGTTTCGGTGATTCCGCGTACTTTCTTTATCGGGGCGGCCGGAAAACCGCCAAGCGAGAAACTCAACATCGCCGCGGTGGGTATCGGCGGCATGGGCAAGAGCAATCTGGGGAAATGCGAGGCGGAAAACATCGTGGCGTTGTGCGATGTGGACCAGGACTATGCCGCGCCGGTCTTCAAGAGATATCCGAAAGCGGCGAAATACGTGGATTACCGCGAGATGCTCGACAAACAAAAAGACATTGATGCGGTAATCGTGGCGACGCCCGACCACACCCACGCGGTGATAGCCATGGCCTGCATCAAAGCCGGCAAGCACGTGTATGTCCAGAAACCGCTGACACATTCCGTGCATGAAGCCCGCGCATTGACCGAGGCGGCCCGCGAACACAAGGTCATGACCCAGATGGGCAACCAGGGGCGCTCGGGCGACGGCACCCGCATGGTGTGCGAGTGGCTGTGGAGCGGCGCCATCGGCAACGTAACGGAGGTCCATGCCTGGACCAATCGTCCCGTGTGGCCCCAGGGGGTCGAGGTCGAACGTCCCAAGGACAAGCCCCCGGCGCCCGCGACGCTCAATTGGGATCTTTGGCTGGGCCCCGCCCCATTCCGCGATTACCACCCATGTTATCTTCCGCGAAGTTGGCGGGCATGGTGGGATTTTGGAACGGGCTCCTTGGGCGATCTGGGCTGCCACCTTCTGGACTCGGTGTTCTGGGGGCTCAAACTGAAATACCCGATAAGCGTTGAAGGCTGCATCTCCACCTACTGGGAGGACTTCTGGAAGTATACCGAGCCAAAGAACGAAATGTACCCGCGTTCGTCCATAGTGCGCTACACGTTTCCCGCGCGAGAAGGTCTGCCGGAAGTGAAGGTGCATTGGTATGACGGTGGGCTGATGCCCCCGCGTCCGGACGAACTCGAGGAAGGGCGCAAGATGGGCGACGAAGACGGTGGAGTCCTCTTTATCGGCGACAAGGGCAAACTGATGTGCGGATGCTACGGCAAGAGTCCGCGCTTGATTCCCGAATCCGCCATGAAAGACTTCAAGCAGCCGGAACAAACCCTGCCGCGCGTCCCCGGTGGCGAAGGAGGTCACGAAAAGGATTGGATCCGGGCCTGCAAGGATGGAAAGCCTTCCAGTTCCAACTTCGATTATTCCGGCCCGATGTCCGAAATGGTCCTCATGGGCAACCTCGCCGTCCGTTTCCCGCAACAGCGACTGCTGTGGGACGGGGAGAAGATGCAGGTTACCAACAACAAGGACGCCGACGCCTTTGTCCGTGCTCCCTACCGCGAAGGATGGAACTTGTAGGCTATCGCGTTATCTGCTTCAGCCGTCAGCCCAACGCTCCTTGCTTTGCCCCGAACGCTCGCAAGCCCAACGCAGCAAATTCGGGGAAACGGCAACCGTGTTCATTGCCGTTCCTTCCTGACGGTCTTTCTCTCGGCGGCCTCTGAGCCACCGCAAACGTCGTTCTTGACCTGATTCACGACCACGTCTACTTGTCCCTATGGGCCGTGGCTATTCGTGACGACAACGTCGCGTATTAAACCAATGATGAAATATATGCACAAAATCTGCCGGACGTACTTGTGGCAAGGGAAGGAGGGGTGCCCAGGGCATCGGATCCAAGTCCGGTTGTTCGAGAAGCACGTCCTTGAACAGATACTGACTTGGGCCTTCAGCGAGGGCAACGTCAAGACGGTTGTGGCGGAAGTGCGGAAGGCATTGCTCGAACGGCATAAGCCTGTGAAGGAACTCCGGGCCAAGATTGCGGAAGTTGACAGGAAGTTGACCTGCTACTATGACGCCTTTGAAGACGGCACGTTGGACCTGGCGAACATGGGCGACAGGGGCAAGGAACTGAATCAAGAAGAAGGTGTTTGAGGATGATCTTGAGCAGCGGACCACGATAAAGGAATTGCCGCCGCACCTGAGCAGTCCCGAAGCCATAGCCTTCATTCAGGATGAGTTGCGGAAGCTTGTGTTCACCGGCAGCCCACAAACCGTCAAACGGTATCTCGGTATGCTGGTGGAGGACATCATACTGGAAGGCAAGAAGGTGAGGATTCGAGTCAAAAACGAGGGGATTTTGGCGCTGTTGGAGCAAAAAGAAAAGTTAAATACCGGCGAAGTGGCGCCAGTACTTAACTCGGTTTACAAATGGCGTCCCCAACGAGATTCGAACTCGTGTCGTCGCCGTGAAAGGGCGGTGTCCTAGGCCGGGCTAGACGATGGGGACGCCGTGAAAAGGCTTCGCCTTGCGAAACAGGAAAAACCGGTTTCGGATGGGATGATAACAATGCGAATCGGGCCATTTCAAATTTTTATGTCCCGTTTCATGTCCCGCGAAATGGGGCCAAGGTGTTGCCGCGTGACTCTTGGACGCTTTTTTGATAGGATCCGGACTTTGTAAATGGGCAGAAGTTCAATCCATGCAACAAAACAAAGACGTAAAAAGTTCGGGTCTTGCCCTTCTTGTGCTGGGCGCGTTGGGGGTCGTTTACGGCGACATTGGAACGAGTCCGCTGTATGCCCTTCGTGAATGTTTTCATGGCATCAGCCGCCTCGAACCGTCTCCCGCAAACGTCCAAGGCATCCTGTCGCTCATTTCTTGGGCGCTGATCGTCATCATCACCGTGAAGTATGTCGGTTTCGTGCTCCGGGCGGACAATAACGGGGAAGGCGGCATTCTGTCCTTGATGACCTTGGCCTTGTCCCGGATTCCGGAAGAAAGTGCGTGGAGACGATACGCCGTCATGACCATGGGGATCTTTGGAGCGGCCTTGCTCTACGGGGACGGCATGATCACCCCTTCGATTTCCGTTCTCAGCGCCGTGGAAGGCCTCGAAGTCGCCACGCCATTTTTCAAACCCTATGTGGTGCCCATCACGCTCGTGATTCTGCTGTTGCTCTTCGCGTTTCAACGCCGGGGAACGGCGCGTATCGGCGTTGTTTTTGGCCCTATTATCCTGATCTGGTTCTTTGTCATTGCCACGCTGGGCGTAATGGCCATTGTCCGCCAGCCGTCGGTGCTGTTTGCCCTCAATCCCCTGCATGGAGTGCGTTTCCTCGCGGCCAATCGTTCGATGGGTTTCCTGGTGTTGGGGGCGGTTTTTCTGGTCGTGACCGGCGGCGAGGCGCTCTATGCCGACATGGGTCATTTCGGGCGCCGCGCCATTCGCGTGGGCTGGTATGGGGTGGCGCTTCCCGCGCTGTTGATGAACTATTTCGGGCAGGGTGCGATCCTTCTTGAAAATCCAAAGGCGGTGAGCAACCCCTTTTACGCCCTTGCCCCGCAATGGGGCATTATCCCTTTGGTTGTCGTTTCGACCACCGCGACCATCGTGGCGTCGCAGGCCATCATCAGCGGCGTCTTTTCGCTTACGCGGCAGGCCGTGCTCCTCGGATATCTCCCGCGGATTCCCGTCATTCATACGTCCTCCAGCACCATTGGCCAAATCTATGTTCCCGTGGCCAACCGATTTCTGCTTATGGCGACCATTGGGTTGGTCTTGTTGTTTCGATCGTCGTCGGGCCTTGCCGCCGCATACGGCGTCGGCGTCACGATGGACATGCTGATCACGACGTTGCTTCTTTACGTTGTTGCGCGTGAACGCTGGGGATGGCGCCCATGGGCCACCCGGCTTCTGGTCGGCCTGTTTCTCGTATTCGAGATTGCGTTCTGGTCTTCGGCCATCCTCAAGGTTCCGCATGGCGGCTGGGTGCCGCTGGTTGTCGGAACCATCCTGTTTACCGTCATCACCACATGGCGGAAAGGGCGCCAGATTTTGAATCAGCGCCTATATGCCCGGGCCGTTCCGTTGGATGAGTTCGTGCAAAAGGTCATTCCCCATGAAACACAACTCGTCCGGGTGCCGGGCGCTGCCATTTTCATGTCGGGAAACCTCGCCACAACACCCCCGGTGTTCCTTCATAACATCAAGTACAACAAGGTTTTGCATGAAACGGTGGCTATCATGAATGTCGTGGTCGAGGAGATTCCATTTGTCCCTCGCTCCGAACGGATCGTCATCGAAAATTTGGGTCATGGATTCCATCGCATTAAGGCCCGCTATGGATTCATGGAGTCGCCGCATGTCAACGAAATCCTTGCGTTGTGCGCAGAGCAAGGCTTGCAGATTGACGGGCGCACGGCGGGATTTTTCATCGGACGAGAAAATATACTTATTACTGACAATCCCGGCATGGCCAAATTCCGGCAGCGTCTTTTTGCGTTTTTGGCGCGAAATGCGCAGGGCGCCACGTCGTTCTTCGGCATTCCCCCGAACCAAGTGGTCGAACTCGGCGTCCAAGTCCAGTTGTAGGCCGTTCGGCTACATGCGCTCGCCCATCAAATGGCGGCGTGCCCACACGATCATCGTTTCGATGTTCAGCGCGCCTTCATGGCCGTTGTACGGAAACACCTCGATGAGTTTTTCGCGTACCGGTATCCGGTTGTATGCCGAGAAGATGCTCGACGGGACGCACAACTCGTCCTGTAACCCCACCGATACGAGTGTCGGGCACTGGATGCGGTCCGTCATGTTGTTCAACTCGACGTAACTCAGTGTTCGCATGGCTTGATCGATGTCTTGGGGCCGTCGTGCAAAATACGTGATCAAGTCTGTCCACAGCGCCGCCTTCGTCAATTCAAGCGTCCGCGGGAAATGACAGAAGGCCGGCACCTCGGCCATGCAGAGTTTTACCCGATTATCCAGGCAGGCCGCCGCAAGACTCAGCCCGCCGCCCTGGCTGCATCCTGTCACGCCGATGTGTTGTGGGTCCACTTCCATGCAGGTGTGGGCGAATTCGATGGCCCGAACCGTATCGAGGTAACTCCGCACGAAATAATACTGCTCCGGCTCGAGAATTCCGCTTGTCAACCATCCGGTGAATCGCCCGCCCGGATACGCCGCGTGATCCGTGCTGTCGCCCAATTGCCCGCGCACGTCGAAAGTCAGGCAGGTGAACCCCTGCAGGGCCCACATCAGGTAGTGGGCGATTCGTCCCTTGTCGCCGCTGTAGCCGTGAAAAAAAATCAGCGTTGGACGCCGCTGTGTGCGGACCGGCGTGATGGACCATCCCGCGATACGGCCGCCGTCGAATGCCGCAAACGACACTTTTTCGACCCGCACATCCGGCACCGAATAGGCCACCGGTTCCGCGGCCGGATCCAGCGGTTGTTGCCGGTTCCGAATCAACATCTTGTTCCAGAAATCCTGGAAATCCGGTTCTTGCCGCAAGGGCAGCAAGTAGGTCCACAATTGTTCCAACGGCAAATCAAACTGAAACATTGCCCAGCACCTCCTGTTCGTTGTCAAGCGCCGCGTTGCGGGCCTTAGCGGATCAGACGGATCCGTCCGATCCGCCTGGATCGTCCGCCTGCACAAACTTCGGATTCGATCCCGCGATTACCACGGTTACCTCGCCCTTGATATTCCGGTCCCGAAACTGATCCGCCAACCCGGCCAAATATCCGCGGTGGATCTCCTCGAACTTTTTCGTCAACTCGATGCAGACCGCCGCCAGGCGGTTGCCCAACACGGCCAGTGCATCATCCAGCAATTTGCCCACGCGGTACGGCGACTCGAACACCACCAGGGTATGCAGCGCATCCCTGTCCATTTCCAGAAACCGTTGCCGGGCGCCCGATTTTCGCGGTGGAAATCCCTTGAACGTGAAACTCGATGTGGGCAAACCCGACGCAATCAGCGCCGTCAGCGCCGCACTCGGCCCCGGCACGACTTCAACCCGGAATCCCCGTTCGCGGCAGGCCGCCACCAGCCGGTAGCCTGGATCGCTGATTCCGGGAAATCCGCCGTCAGTACACACGGCGACCGATGTCCCGTTTTCCAGCAAACCCAGTATGCGCCGGCCCGCTGATTCCTCGTTGTGTTCGTGGTACGAAAAGATGGTCCGGGGACTGGGGATATCGTGTCGTTCGAAAATGCGCCGCGTCAGCCGCGTGTCTTCGCATGCCAGCGCTTCGACTTCGCCCAAGATTCGCGCCGCCCGGAAAGATAAATCCTCCAGGTTGCCAATCGGCGTTGCCAGCAAATAAAGCGTTCCATTGCACATGCCGCCAACACTATACGATTTTCCCGGCGCTGCGCAATCCGATTTCATGACGGCAAATGGACAGTGGGCCGCGTGAATGGTATACTTTACGGGAGGTGGCTCCCATGTTGTGTCAACGGTGTCATAAAAATCTGGCGACGGTTCGCTACGCGGAAGTCGTAAGCGGCAAGGTGCGCGAACTTCCCTTGTGTCAAGATTGCCTGGTCAAGCGCCAGGAAGAATCGGGTGCGGGTTTTGAATTATCGGGACCGGTGCCGGCGTCGCGCACCGGATCGCCCGCG
Above is a genomic segment from Candidatus Hydrogenedentota bacterium containing:
- a CDS encoding sugar phosphate isomerase/epimerase family protein → MNDANDSRRRFLVTSLSAGAALTMGALGGVPMKSNAEEEKKISFVTANLVARVSGYRFELANWGEQHKKTVAATDEAAWRSICREISAHGFRAIEIWEAHASPEVMDRNRGAAWKAIMDDCGLKAIGYGGTLSRKTLEVCQGLGIPQINGWIGENTPEQATALCKETGVRFNLENHPQKTARELLDIVGGGNDWLGICIDTGWLGTQGVSGPEIIRECGQLVRNTHIKDVKAAGGHQTCLLGEGVARVADCIAELKKIGYTGWYSWEDEPEDRNPFDSAVRNRNWIEKQLG
- a CDS encoding Gfo/Idh/MocA family oxidoreductase, whose product is MKNTGRMNNADVKMPRRDFVKCAAGAAAVSVIPRTFFIGAAGKPPSEKLNIAAVGIGGMGKSNLGKCEAENIVALCDVDQDYAAPVFKRYPKAAKYVDYREMLDKQKDIDAVIVATPDHTHAVIAMACIKAGKHVYVQKPLTHSVHEARALTEAAREHKVMTQMGNQGRSGDGTRMVCEWLWSGAIGNVTEVHAWTNRPVWPQGVEVERPKDKPPAPATLNWDLWLGPAPFRDYHPCYLPRSWRAWWDFGTGSLGDLGCHLLDSVFWGLKLKYPISVEGCISTYWEDFWKYTEPKNEMYPRSSIVRYTFPAREGLPEVKVHWYDGGLMPPRPDELEEGRKMGDEDGGVLFIGDKGKLMCGCYGKSPRLIPESAMKDFKQPEQTLPRVPGGEGGHEKDWIRACKDGKPSSSNFDYSGPMSEMVLMGNLAVRFPQQRLLWDGEKMQVTNNKDADAFVRAPYREGWNL
- a CDS encoding potassium transporter Kup, which gives rise to MQQNKDVKSSGLALLVLGALGVVYGDIGTSPLYALRECFHGISRLEPSPANVQGILSLISWALIVIITVKYVGFVLRADNNGEGGILSLMTLALSRIPEESAWRRYAVMTMGIFGAALLYGDGMITPSISVLSAVEGLEVATPFFKPYVVPITLVILLLLFAFQRRGTARIGVVFGPIILIWFFVIATLGVMAIVRQPSVLFALNPLHGVRFLAANRSMGFLVLGAVFLVVTGGEALYADMGHFGRRAIRVGWYGVALPALLMNYFGQGAILLENPKAVSNPFYALAPQWGIIPLVVVSTTATIVASQAIISGVFSLTRQAVLLGYLPRIPVIHTSSSTIGQIYVPVANRFLLMATIGLVLLFRSSSGLAAAYGVGVTMDMLITTLLLYVVARERWGWRPWATRLLVGLFLVFEIAFWSSAILKVPHGGWVPLVVGTILFTVITTWRKGRQILNQRLYARAVPLDEFVQKVIPHETQLVRVPGAAIFMSGNLATTPPVFLHNIKYNKVLHETVAIMNVVVEEIPFVPRSERIVIENLGHGFHRIKARYGFMESPHVNEILALCAEQGLQIDGRTAGFFIGRENILITDNPGMAKFRQRLFAFLARNAQGATSFFGIPPNQVVELGVQVQL
- a CDS encoding alpha/beta fold hydrolase; the protein is MFQFDLPLEQLWTYLLPLRQEPDFQDFWNKMLIRNRQQPLDPAAEPVAYSVPDVRVEKVSFAAFDGGRIAGWSITPVRTQRRPTLIFFHGYSGDKGRIAHYLMWALQGFTCLTFDVRGQLGDSTDHAAYPGGRFTGWLTSGILEPEQYYFVRSYLDTVRAIEFAHTCMEVDPQHIGVTGCSQGGGLSLAAACLDNRVKLCMAEVPAFCHFPRTLELTKAALWTDLITYFARRPQDIDQAMRTLSYVELNNMTDRIQCPTLVSVGLQDELCVPSSIFSAYNRIPVREKLIEVFPYNGHEGALNIETMIVWARRHLMGERM
- the rsmI gene encoding 16S rRNA (cytidine(1402)-2'-O)-methyltransferase — its product is MCNGTLYLLATPIGNLEDLSFRAARILGEVEALACEDTRLTRRIFERHDIPSPRTIFSYHEHNEESAGRRILGLLENGTSVAVCTDGGFPGISDPGYRLVAACRERGFRVEVVPGPSAALTALIASGLPTSSFTFKGFPPRKSGARQRFLEMDRDALHTLVVFESPYRVGKLLDDALAVLGNRLAAVCIELTKKFEEIHRGYLAGLADQFRDRNIKGEVTVVIAGSNPKFVQADDPGGSDGSV